In one Drosophila pseudoobscura strain MV-25-SWS-2005 chromosome X, UCI_Dpse_MV25, whole genome shotgun sequence genomic region, the following are encoded:
- the LOC6901481 gene encoding microspherule protein 1-like, whose amino-acid sequence MSLSKFQHEDMDLSDENVMVLRPIKKMTSRARAGGKKNRMTSRWKPIDDLSLLTTMDRVNDIKIVHRVCKFSCGFTLQEVHRRWQALLYSSKDSKTARAAIENLHPETVAGVRAQTVLSPEEEEVIMRIKSTESPTLGRFQELIDQNAAVFLRERTAQYLQTYWRDLRRYMLLPDQEIPPAGEEPLYLQSFSEAEAEAEAEAFNVDVHQSDDEELEAELELQSRRNRRSIRLLENELSRLSVLVDCGRGPRELDNNTIACLCGHRVRFLIQHPEVSFGRNGKEGSNWRVDIDLGLEGAAEKVSRLQGTIRLRNDGVILVANAGRRAIFVQGQPLLTGHTTRLEDNMLVEICGLTFTFIVNPKAVEVVRQQCASTSEPFQ is encoded by the coding sequence ATGTCGCTGTCGAAATTCCAGCACGAGGATATGGATTTATCCGACGAAAACGTGATGGTGCTGCGTCCCATTAAGAAAATGACGTCACGAGCCAGGGCGGGAGGCAAGAAGAACCGAATGACCAGCCGCTGGAAGCCGATCGACGACCTGTCCCTGCTGACGACCATGGACCGGGTGAACGACATCAAGATCGTGCATCGTGTGTGCAAATTCTCGTGCGGGTTCACCCTGCAGGAGGTCCATCGGCGCTGGCAGGCGCTGCTCTACTCGTCCAAGGATTCGAAGACGGCCAGGGCGGCCATCGAGAACCTCCACCCGGAGACGGTGGCCGGCGTCAGGGCCCAGACGGTACTCAGtccggaggaggaggaagtcATCATGAGGATCAAGAGCACGGAGTCGCCCACACTGGGGCGGTTTCAGGAGCTGATCGACCAGAATGCGGCCGTCTTTTTGCGCGAACGCACGGCCCAATATCTGCAAACGTACTGGCGGGATCTCCGGAGGTATATGCTGCTGCCCGACCAGGAGATCCCGCCGGCAGGCGAAGAGCCGCTTTATCTGCAGAGCTTCTCCGAGGCCGAGGCGGAGGCCGAGGCGGAGGCCTTCAATGTCGATGTCCACCAGTCCGACgacgaggagctggaggccgAGCTGGAGCTCCAGAGCCGCCGGAACAGGCGTTCGATCCGTTTGCTGGAGAACGAACTGTCCCGCCTGTCCGTCCTGGTGGACTGCGGCCGCGGTCCCCGGGAGCTGGACAACAACACGATTGCCTGCCTGTGCGGCCATCGGGTGCGCTTTCTGATCCAGCATCCGGAGGTCAGTTTCGGCCGGAACGGCAAGGAGGGCTCCAACTGGCGGGTGGACATTGACCTCGGGCTGGAGGGTGCCGCCGAGAAGGTGTCCCGTCTCCAGGGCACCATTCGGCTGCGCAACGACGGCGTCATCCTCGTGGCCAATGCCGGCAGGCGGGCCATCTTTGTGCAGGGCCAGCCCCTGCTAACCGGCCACACGACACGGCTCGAGGACAACATGCTGGTGGAGATATGCGGCCTGACCTTCACGTTCATCGTCAACCCCAAAGCCGTCGAGGTCGTCCGCCAGCAGTGCGCCAGCACATCGGAGCCGTTCCAGTGA